From Ipomoea triloba cultivar NCNSP0323 chromosome 5, ASM357664v1, the proteins below share one genomic window:
- the LOC116020142 gene encoding lignin-forming anionic peroxidase-like gives MASHTTPFIAALSCLLLLLPFFSQCQAQLSPTFYDNTCPNALNIIRTAVRQAVSTERRMAASLVRLHFHDCFVQGCDASILLDESPTIKSEKAALPNLGSVRGYDVIEAAKGELEKACPGIVSCADVLSVAARDATVSVGGPSWTVKLGRRDSTLASHIIDLPSPFDNLDRLISNFASKGLNTRDMVALSGAHTLGQAQCFLFRDRIYGNRTDIDAGFANTRRRNCPKDTGHGNLAPLDLVTPNSFDNNYYKNLLQKKGLLQSDQVLFSGGATDSIVSEYAKSPQAFQADFASAMIKMSEIQPLTSQNGIIRKVCDTLN, from the coding sequence ATGGCTTCTCATACTACGCCATTCATTGCAGCTTTATCATGTTTGCTTCTGCTACTCCCCTTCTTCTCGCAATGCCAAGCCCAGTTGTCCCCTACATTTTACGACAACACATGCCCTAATGCTCTTAACATCATTCGCACTGCCGTAAGGCAAGCCGTGTCCACTGAGCGTCGCATGGCTGCTTCCTTGGTTCGTCTCCATTTCCACGACTGCTTTGTCCAGGGTTGCGATGCTTCCATCTTATTGGACGAGTCACCGACCATTAAGAGCGAAAAGGCAGCGTTGCCCAACCTTGGCTCTGTTAGGGGTTATGATGTGATAGAGGCTGCAAAGGGCGAGCTAGAGAAAGCTTGTCCCGGTATTGTATCTTGTGCTGATGTATTGTCTGTGGCTGCACGTGATGCGACTGTTTCTGTGGGAGGTCCGTCTTGGACAGTGAAGCTGGGAAGAAGAGATTCTACCCTGGCTAGTCATATCATAGATCTCCCTAGCCCTTTTGACAATCTGGATAGACTTATATCCAACTTTGCAAGCAAAGGCCTTAATACAAGAGACATGGTTGCCTTGTCTGGTGCACATACTCTCGGCCAAGCTCAATGCTTCCTATTTCGCGATAGAATATATGGCAACCGTACTGACATTGATGCCGGTTTTGCTAACACTAGAAGACGGAATTGTCCAAAAGACACTGGACATGGAAATTTGGCACCCCTTGATTTGGTGACACCGAATTCATTTGATAACAACTACTATAAGAACCTATTGCAAAAGAAAGGTCTACTTCAATCGGATCAAGTTCTATTTAGCGGTGGAGCAACTGACAGTATTGTTTCAGAGTACGCCAAGAGTCCTCAAGCATTCCAAGCAGATTTCGCGTCAGCAATGATTAAAATGTCTGAAATTCAGCCGCTCACGAGTCAAAATGGGATCATTAGGAAGGTGTGTGATACTTTGAACTAG
- the LOC116018762 gene encoding uncharacterized protein LOC116018762 has protein sequence MSSSCRSASPFSSTSSRPNLHYELAIYCRCGLKAPLCHSRDSGQKFFGCQKYKDGGCGFFVWKEDILATVEVLNDGSTQSVHELKSLILELKDEIKHLRRDLEVQSVERKNLKKIWVFVILIVIGIYLLSNFQHKSVNFEYVPMLK, from the exons ATGTCTTCTTCTTGCCGGAGTGCATCACCATTTTCATCAACTTCTTCAAGGCCAAATCTCCATTATGAACTAGCAATCTATTGTCGTTGTGGTTTGAAAGCTCCATTGTGTCATTCACGTGATAGTGGGCAAAAATTTTTTGGGTGTCAAAAATATAAG GATGGAGGATGTGGTTTTTTTGTTTGGAAAGAAGACATATTGGCTACAGTTGAAGTTTTGAATGATGGGAGTACTCAATCAGTTCATGAGTTGAAAAGTTTGATATTGGAATTGAAAGATGAAATCAAACACCTACGAAGGGATTTGGAAGTTCAATCCGTGGAAagaaaaaatttgaagaaaatttgGGTGTTTGTTATCCTAATAGTTATAGGAATCTATTTATTGAGTAATTTTCAGCACAAGAGTGTAAATTTTGAATATGTTCCTATGTTGAAGTAA